One genomic window of Methanosarcina acetivorans C2A includes the following:
- a CDS encoding PKD domain-containing protein — translation MKKLTTVPIICIILLLMLAVAPVSAKTFDIYPTDPVGTVYTIMKTQAQPGDTLFFHAGTYTYSGVLGTMDIDVENVTWKGEGADVVLFEISAGNPLKLKALGCIADGFTINISESTSVYITYPNCIVRDCVFKNMQGGRISVTDSGINSTVENNSFEDSTSSIIMYINGVNSAKVINNEFESSNAGSNAALYIRSAPMTTVADNTFKNNTKGSALMLRESTNCTVVNNTFLNDTNKVITIYQTTAKNNIIMQNNIVSSGIPIRFENAGDGNKIFLNNFANTSGGMSGTPPAITYWNSTEPMEYTYNGTTHTGYLGNFWGTAYTGSDGDGNGIGDISYTVPSSFGTDYAPLISTNENYGSSETHETPSAPVAGFSATPTSGNAPLTVNFTDQSTNTPTSWLWDFGDNSTDTEQNPSHVYASAGNYTVNLTVANADGSDSEVKTEYIVVSEPLSGAPVANFTANVTSGTAPLTVQFTDLSSGDGITSWAWDFDSDGTVDSNEQNPIHVYNSTGTYTVSLTVTGDEGSDTETKTNYITVSETVTESGWSQFQKDSSHTGYTFSSVPTQDPELLWQKLTSPEQEPCGSGGINVPSVISGNTVFVTAGNASVWAFNKETGDLIWSKELGGDLTQTSTPALGNGTLFVPTMEGDLYAFDPENGNELWKAHITDGNLECPITYSDHKLYIGDGLEGGTGTKYYYCYDDSGNLVWQHENANTSGFLWSGSVVVGDYLVYPVFEGKMVCLNKDTGTFVDEVDFSKSSDVSFALTDPGMFRGSVTYADGALYTSSERGQETGYCFKVGFNPDTGQFLDSGWAASIGFSTSTPVVYDGRVYVGHGEHGESGALFCLNDSDGTVIWETPVSGGVKSSPVISVEDGNPYIYFTEAIVDGSIYCLNPDGTLAWHYNPPEDSAYTLQGAALSDDKVYYGTDNGYLYCIGQGEALPPEANFSSDKQTGSFPLTVSFKDRSFNANKFFWDFGDGNTSTEVNPVHTYTAAGSYTVTLTVENNHGEDTKVVEDYIYAVKVPTIWPVKSGGSIQAAINSADSGDIIKVYPGEYHEVLTIDKNLTLKGIRDPVLNASGFTGSSGITISADDVEINGFEITGTEEMCFAITVNAKNALIEDNLIDNCAEGVMFTGTGNILRQNNISNCWDFAAVLDSTGDNRIYQNTFINNNGRKMGGSSDHISGGSGSFFQSPEPVEYLWEGEKLTGYMGNYYDDYTGNNSDGDGIGDVSYTADGGTDQYPLVMPYSYYVEEQENESIPEDSWYQFHGKVDHLGYSESGPKTNRTEWVSEDIDAISSSSPVVAGGKVFVICGAGGMEESTDDIPQLVALDEFNGDIIWNVSIPKAVYGSWASPAYDNGMVFTATGPELGCYDAETGEKIWCFNDTVGSQGAVNSGPAIADGMVIFSDWDGSHYYCLDEDTGYLLWSFEVVGDGQSVPAYADGKFYLTSWGYGSSYAGHAYCVDAVTGEQVWHINNIEQNFCGSPAYKDGVLYLTTYNFYGDGDLLALDAADGSIIWQQTIQRTDSTPAFAYGNIYVCGGCEGFSNVQTYCFNASTGEKVWETPSLTGEDGGIGGWTCSVAVADGLAYVGTEGNGYFGYNDLYALDAFTGEVVWHIPHAGSTPAISEGMLFSIGADQKVYAFKDSLTSPVANFSADITSGNAPLTVNFTDISTGTASSYAWDFDSDGTVDSTEQNPSHTYTSAGTYTVNLTVANAEGSDSELKTDYITVSSTPVEPEPVAAFTADVTGGTAPLTVNFTDQSTGTPTAWEWDFDNDGNVDSSEQNPSYTYNAAGNYTVNLTVENEAGMDFELKTDYIKVSETSGSTVTLYFDPESSSVAENESTEINIVASNFPAGFSGYNLTVAFDDPTVAEIVDIEYPSWALITENSTLPGTSIYLKAVDGEDTVQAGAVDVVLATLTVSGKEKGSANLSIGVDRLDDDSGNVIGPALLTGKIEVTLLSPLPDQEYAPKDLDGDGLYEDLTGNGEFSFVDIVAYFHNMDWIEENMPVEYFDFNGNGRIDFDDVVDMFAMI, via the coding sequence ATGAAAAAATTGACGACTGTTCCTATTATTTGCATAATATTATTGCTGATGCTGGCAGTTGCGCCGGTATCAGCAAAGACTTTTGATATATACCCGACAGACCCTGTAGGAACTGTATATACCATAATGAAGACGCAGGCCCAACCGGGTGACACACTTTTCTTCCACGCTGGAACCTATACCTATTCTGGTGTATTAGGCACCATGGATATTGATGTGGAGAACGTTACATGGAAGGGAGAAGGTGCAGATGTTGTACTATTCGAGATATCCGCCGGTAACCCGTTGAAGTTAAAGGCACTAGGATGTATTGCCGATGGTTTTACAATTAATATATCTGAGAGTACATCAGTTTATATAACCTATCCAAACTGTATCGTCAGGGATTGTGTGTTCAAAAACATGCAAGGAGGTCGTATTTCAGTTACAGACAGCGGTATTAATTCTACTGTTGAAAATAATAGTTTTGAAGATTCAACTAGTAGTATTATAATGTACATTAATGGAGTAAATTCTGCCAAAGTTATTAACAATGAATTTGAGAGTTCAAATGCGGGATCAAATGCGGCTCTATACATCCGAAGTGCACCAATGACAACTGTTGCAGACAATACTTTCAAAAACAATACTAAAGGCAGTGCTCTTATGTTAAGAGAATCCACCAACTGTACAGTTGTCAACAACACGTTTTTGAACGACACTAATAAAGTAATAACAATTTATCAAACAACTGCTAAGAATAATATTATAATGCAAAATAATATAGTTTCAAGTGGAATTCCAATACGTTTCGAAAATGCGGGTGATGGCAATAAAATATTCCTGAACAATTTCGCGAACACTTCTGGTGGTATGTCCGGTACACCTCCAGCTATAACCTATTGGAATTCAACTGAACCAATGGAATACACTTACAACGGTACAACCCACACCGGATACCTGGGCAATTTCTGGGGCACTGCCTACACAGGATCTGATGGTGACGGAAACGGAATCGGTGACATCTCTTATACTGTACCCTCCAGTTTCGGCACTGACTACGCGCCGCTAATATCTACAAATGAAAACTACGGGAGTTCAGAAACGCACGAAACGCCTTCAGCTCCAGTTGCAGGCTTTTCAGCAACACCGACTTCTGGCAATGCTCCTCTCACGGTTAATTTTACTGACCAGTCCACAAATACACCTACATCCTGGCTATGGGACTTTGGAGACAATTCGACTGATACCGAGCAGAACCCCTCACATGTATATGCATCAGCCGGTAACTATACCGTCAACCTTACGGTTGCAAATGCAGATGGAAGCGATTCTGAAGTAAAGACAGAGTACATCGTCGTAAGCGAACCACTTTCCGGAGCTCCAGTTGCCAATTTCACAGCGAATGTGACAAGCGGTACAGCACCACTGACAGTCCAGTTCACGGACCTATCCTCAGGCGATGGAATAACTTCCTGGGCCTGGGACTTTGATTCCGACGGAACCGTGGACTCTAACGAGCAGAACCCGATCCATGTCTATAACAGCACAGGAACTTACACCGTCAGCCTTACAGTCACAGGTGATGAGGGTTCCGACACCGAAACAAAAACCAACTATATTACGGTAAGCGAAACGGTTACCGAATCCGGATGGTCTCAGTTCCAGAAAGACAGCTCCCACACTGGATACACATTCAGTTCTGTCCCAACCCAGGACCCGGAACTCCTCTGGCAGAAACTGACTTCTCCTGAACAGGAACCCTGCGGGAGCGGAGGCATCAACGTTCCATCAGTGATTTCCGGAAATACGGTTTTCGTAACTGCCGGAAACGCTTCGGTCTGGGCCTTTAACAAAGAGACCGGAGACCTTATCTGGTCAAAGGAACTTGGCGGAGACCTGACACAGACCTCGACCCCCGCTCTCGGGAACGGGACACTTTTTGTCCCTACCATGGAAGGAGACCTCTATGCTTTTGACCCGGAAAACGGAAACGAGCTCTGGAAAGCACACATAACCGACGGCAACCTGGAGTGTCCAATCACTTATTCTGACCACAAACTCTACATCGGAGACGGGCTTGAAGGAGGAACCGGGACAAAATATTACTACTGTTACGACGACAGCGGAAACCTTGTCTGGCAGCACGAAAACGCTAACACGTCAGGTTTTCTCTGGAGCGGTTCAGTAGTTGTTGGAGACTATCTGGTCTACCCGGTCTTTGAAGGTAAAATGGTCTGCCTGAACAAAGATACAGGAACTTTTGTAGACGAGGTTGACTTCAGTAAGAGTTCCGATGTTTCCTTTGCACTTACCGATCCAGGGATGTTCCGAGGATCCGTAACCTATGCCGATGGTGCCCTGTATACTTCTTCCGAAAGAGGGCAGGAAACAGGTTACTGCTTCAAAGTAGGGTTCAATCCTGATACAGGCCAGTTCCTTGACAGCGGCTGGGCAGCCTCAATTGGATTTTCGACATCGACCCCTGTTGTGTATGATGGAAGAGTCTATGTGGGACATGGAGAACACGGAGAATCAGGAGCCCTGTTCTGCCTGAACGATTCCGATGGAACTGTAATCTGGGAGACTCCGGTCAGCGGGGGAGTAAAGTCCTCACCTGTTATTTCGGTCGAAGATGGCAACCCGTACATCTATTTCACAGAAGCCATAGTTGACGGCTCGATTTACTGCCTGAACCCTGACGGAACCCTTGCCTGGCACTACAATCCCCCTGAGGATTCCGCATACACCCTGCAGGGTGCAGCCCTTTCCGACGATAAAGTTTACTATGGAACCGATAACGGATACCTATACTGCATCGGACAGGGAGAAGCTCTTCCTCCGGAGGCAAACTTCAGTTCGGACAAACAGACAGGTTCCTTCCCATTGACTGTTTCTTTCAAAGACAGGTCTTTTAACGCAAACAAATTCTTCTGGGACTTCGGGGACGGAAATACTTCAACTGAGGTAAATCCTGTCCACACCTATACTGCCGCAGGCAGCTACACCGTAACCCTTACCGTTGAAAACAACCATGGAGAGGACACCAAAGTTGTAGAAGATTACATTTACGCAGTCAAAGTCCCAACCATCTGGCCGGTTAAAAGCGGAGGGTCTATCCAGGCAGCTATTAATTCGGCCGATTCAGGAGACATCATCAAGGTCTATCCAGGGGAGTACCACGAAGTCCTGACCATCGATAAGAATCTGACCCTAAAAGGCATCAGGGACCCTGTCCTGAATGCTTCGGGTTTCACAGGCTCTTCAGGAATAACCATAAGTGCTGACGATGTCGAGATCAACGGCTTTGAAATTACAGGAACCGAAGAGATGTGCTTTGCGATTACCGTCAATGCAAAGAACGCACTGATAGAGGACAACCTTATAGATAACTGCGCTGAAGGCGTGATGTTCACAGGGACCGGAAACATTCTCCGGCAGAATAATATTTCCAACTGCTGGGACTTTGCAGCCGTGCTTGACAGCACGGGAGACAACCGGATCTATCAGAACACCTTCATCAACAACAATGGCAGGAAAATGGGCGGTTCAAGCGACCATATTTCAGGCGGGTCAGGTTCGTTCTTCCAGAGCCCGGAGCCCGTAGAATACCTGTGGGAAGGAGAAAAACTGACAGGGTACATGGGTAATTATTACGATGACTACACCGGAAATAACTCTGACGGGGATGGAATCGGGGATGTATCTTACACTGCTGACGGAGGGACCGACCAGTACCCGCTTGTGATGCCGTATTCATACTACGTTGAAGAGCAGGAAAACGAGTCCATTCCTGAGGATTCCTGGTACCAGTTCCACGGAAAGGTTGACCACCTTGGCTACTCCGAAAGCGGGCCAAAGACCAACCGGACTGAGTGGGTAAGTGAGGACATTGATGCAATCAGCAGTTCCTCCCCTGTTGTGGCCGGAGGAAAAGTCTTTGTGATATGCGGGGCCGGAGGAATGGAAGAGAGCACGGATGATATTCCCCAGCTAGTAGCCCTGGACGAATTTAACGGAGACATAATCTGGAACGTCAGCATTCCGAAAGCCGTATACGGTTCCTGGGCTTCCCCTGCTTATGATAACGGCATGGTCTTTACGGCCACAGGCCCCGAACTTGGATGTTACGACGCCGAAACAGGAGAAAAAATCTGGTGTTTCAATGATACTGTGGGAAGTCAGGGTGCGGTTAACAGCGGACCTGCTATTGCGGATGGTATGGTAATATTTAGCGATTGGGACGGAAGCCATTATTACTGTCTTGACGAGGACACAGGGTACCTGCTCTGGAGTTTTGAAGTTGTAGGAGACGGCCAGTCCGTACCCGCCTACGCGGACGGAAAGTTCTACCTGACAAGCTGGGGCTATGGGTCATCTTATGCAGGACATGCTTACTGCGTGGACGCAGTAACAGGGGAGCAGGTCTGGCACATTAATAATATCGAACAGAACTTCTGCGGGTCCCCTGCATATAAAGACGGGGTTCTCTACCTGACAACCTACAACTTCTACGGAGACGGAGACCTTCTTGCCCTGGACGCCGCTGACGGGAGCATAATCTGGCAGCAGACCATCCAGAGGACGGATTCAACTCCGGCTTTTGCCTACGGAAACATCTATGTTTGCGGAGGCTGCGAAGGCTTTTCCAATGTGCAGACCTACTGTTTCAACGCAAGTACAGGAGAAAAAGTCTGGGAAACCCCTTCCCTGACAGGAGAGGACGGGGGAATAGGAGGCTGGACATGTTCGGTTGCGGTAGCTGACGGGCTTGCCTACGTCGGGACCGAAGGCAACGGATATTTCGGTTACAATGACCTCTATGCCCTGGACGCCTTTACGGGAGAAGTGGTCTGGCACATCCCCCATGCGGGATCGACCCCGGCAATTTCGGAGGGTATGCTTTTCAGCATAGGAGCGGACCAGAAAGTCTATGCCTTCAAGGACTCCCTCACTTCGCCTGTTGCTAACTTCTCTGCAGACATTACTTCAGGCAATGCTCCGTTAACTGTCAACTTTACTGACATTTCCACAGGCACTGCTTCGTCCTATGCGTGGGACTTTGATTCCGACGGAACTGTGGACTCAACTGAACAGAATCCCTCGCATACCTATACTTCAGCCGGTACTTATACTGTCAACCTTACGGTTGCAAATGCAGAAGGAAGCGATTCCGAGCTAAAGACTGATTACATCACTGTATCTTCTACACCTGTAGAACCTGAACCGGTTGCTGCTTTCACTGCTGATGTAACTGGCGGGACTGCTCCTCTCACTGTGAATTTCACTGACCAGTCAACAGGCACACCTACTGCCTGGGAATGGGACTTTGACAATGACGGAAACGTGGACTCAAGCGAACAGAACCCGAGCTACACTTATAATGCAGCCGGAAATTACACCGTAAATCTGACTGTGGAAAATGAAGCTGGCATGGATTTCGAGTTAAAAACGGATTACATAAAAGTTTCCGAAACTTCAGGGTCAACCGTTACTTTATACTTCGACCCTGAAAGTTCCTCAGTTGCAGAAAACGAATCTACTGAAATAAATATCGTTGCCAGTAATTTCCCTGCAGGGTTCTCAGGCTACAACCTGACCGTTGCTTTTGACGACCCGACTGTTGCCGAGATCGTGGATATTGAGTATCCTTCCTGGGCTCTGATTACTGAGAACTCTACCCTGCCAGGGACTTCTATCTACCTGAAGGCTGTTGACGGGGAAGATACCGTGCAGGCAGGAGCAGTAGATGTTGTACTTGCAACTCTTACGGTTTCTGGAAAGGAGAAAGGATCTGCGAACCTATCCATAGGAGTTGACCGTCTGGATGATGATTCAGGAAATGTCATCGGGCCAGCTCTTTTGACAGGGAAAATTGAAGTGACCCTGCTTTCTCCTCTTCCTGATCAGGAATATGCTCCTAAGGACCTTGACGGAGACGGACTCTATGAAGACCTTACCGGGAACGGGGAGTTCAGTTTTGTAGATATAGTGGCGTACTTCCACAACATGGACTGGATAGAGGAAAACATGCCGGTGGAGTACTTCGACTTCAACGGAAACGGAAGGATAGACTTTGATGATGTAGTGGATATGTTTGCAATGATATGA
- a CDS encoding PQQ-binding-like beta-propeller repeat protein: protein MNKYTLKILFIFITLLLMAAAQPALGSDWAQFHMNAQHTGYSDSTAPDTNFTAWISEYIGAQPSSSLVVADGLIYVNCGNENVTALNMYTGKNEGLKVNGPGDNGLDSWASPCYYNGSVYRARTDACNGGPMAADGKIFQSDWDGNHYYCYNESGYNHGEDTSDEFWNFTVSGYAQGTPAYYGGEVYLTSWGYAYNGSGNGHVYCVYVNNGTQKWHKDIPLDCCGSASLNTSSGILYVTTYNFGDDGDLYALYMDNGTEYWNRSIMRTDSTPAIDDNGYIYVCGGCRGYSDMMTYCFAPNGTKMWNTTASDQIGDWTCSVAVADGKVFVGKPTTEWGPWGAPYYAMGCDGTYALNASNGNIIWSYEGGGCSPIVADGMVFTIGDDGKVYAFGKKTYDFTIGAGTDHFAYEGEIDSSPDCTVPTTNIPSSSAITADDGSYEDYSTTTSGKYAAQRFNFSIDETSPGKLNVSWNGKGWHDTGSNNGTYLYIWNSNSGAYEELANNSIGTDATLSGEIISSTGNYINSGVVTVLVVQKGEHSRDGKASHIATDYVKLVVTP, encoded by the coding sequence ATGAATAAATATACACTGAAAATATTGTTTATTTTTATAACCTTGCTCCTGATGGCGGCTGCTCAGCCGGCGCTGGGTTCTGACTGGGCACAGTTCCACATGAACGCTCAGCATACCGGATATTCGGACTCCACAGCTCCGGATACGAACTTTACAGCATGGATAAGCGAGTATATAGGTGCACAGCCGAGTTCATCGCTTGTGGTTGCTGATGGTCTGATCTATGTCAACTGTGGCAATGAAAATGTAACTGCCCTGAATATGTACACCGGGAAAAACGAAGGACTTAAAGTAAATGGACCCGGCGATAACGGCCTTGATTCATGGGCATCTCCGTGTTACTACAACGGAAGCGTATATCGCGCAAGAACGGACGCCTGTAACGGCGGCCCCATGGCAGCGGATGGAAAGATCTTCCAGAGCGACTGGGACGGTAATCATTATTATTGCTACAATGAAAGCGGTTATAACCATGGCGAAGATACCTCCGACGAATTCTGGAATTTTACGGTAAGCGGGTATGCACAGGGAACACCGGCTTATTATGGCGGCGAAGTCTATCTGACGAGCTGGGGCTATGCCTACAACGGTTCAGGTAACGGTCATGTGTATTGTGTGTATGTGAACAACGGCACACAGAAATGGCATAAGGATATTCCGCTCGATTGCTGCGGCTCAGCGAGCCTTAACACCTCTAGCGGAATCCTTTACGTGACCACCTACAACTTCGGCGACGATGGGGACCTTTACGCCCTGTACATGGACAATGGGACCGAGTACTGGAACAGGTCCATTATGAGGACGGATTCTACGCCTGCAATCGATGATAATGGATACATCTATGTTTGCGGAGGATGCCGCGGATACAGCGATATGATGACATACTGTTTCGCTCCGAACGGGACCAAGATGTGGAACACCACGGCTTCGGACCAGATCGGCGACTGGACCTGTTCAGTTGCTGTTGCAGATGGTAAGGTGTTCGTAGGAAAGCCCACTACCGAATGGGGACCGTGGGGAGCACCGTATTACGCCATGGGATGTGACGGCACATACGCCCTGAACGCATCCAACGGCAATATCATCTGGAGCTATGAAGGCGGAGGCTGTTCCCCTATCGTTGCAGACGGCATGGTCTTCACCATCGGAGACGACGGCAAAGTATACGCCTTTGGAAAGAAGACGTACGACTTCACCATCGGGGCCGGGACCGACCACTTTGCGTATGAAGGAGAGATAGACTCTTCGCCAGACTGTACTGTCCCGACAACCAACATACCCTCAAGTTCCGCCATCACTGCTGACGACGGCTCATACGAAGACTATTCTACGACAACTTCAGGAAAATATGCAGCCCAGCGCTTCAACTTCAGCATTGATGAGACATCGCCGGGCAAGCTGAACGTTTCATGGAACGGCAAAGGATGGCATGACACCGGTTCCAATAACGGAACATACCTTTACATCTGGAATTCCAATTCCGGAGCATATGAGGAATTGGCCAACAACAGTATCGGGACGGATGCTACCCTGAGCGGTGAGATCATCTCCAGCACGGGCAATTACATCAATTCAGGAGTCGTAACCGTACTGGTTGTGCAGAAGGGTGAGCATAGCAGAGATGGTAAAGCATCCCATATCGCAACGGATTATGTCAAACTGGTGGTAACACCATAA